In Sphingobium amiense, a genomic segment contains:
- a CDS encoding alpha/beta fold hydrolase — MTDLPLERHEIKGFDGLPIAVHVAGKGRDLMLIHGYFSNARTNWIRYGHAARLVEAGFRLILPDLRGHGESAKPHDPAAYPPDALTRDNLAVVEYFGLTDYDLGGYSLGARTTVRMLANGATPRRVILSGMGLRGLTQTLDNGGYYTNVLTNLGTFERGTSEWMAEAFLKTTKGDPIALLRILRTFVDTPADVIAAFPQPTAVICGRDDDSNGSAHELADLLSDGRYFEVPGNHMNAVTRKELGQAIADFLTA, encoded by the coding sequence ATGACCGACCTTCCCCTCGAACGGCATGAGATCAAGGGCTTCGACGGCCTGCCGATTGCCGTGCATGTCGCGGGGAAGGGGCGGGATCTGATGCTGATCCACGGCTATTTCTCGAACGCCCGGACCAACTGGATTCGCTACGGCCATGCGGCGCGGCTGGTCGAGGCTGGATTCCGCCTGATTCTGCCCGACCTGCGCGGCCACGGGGAAAGCGCAAAGCCGCACGATCCCGCCGCCTATCCGCCCGACGCGCTGACGCGGGACAATCTTGCCGTGGTCGAATATTTCGGCCTGACCGACTATGACCTCGGTGGCTATTCGCTGGGCGCGCGGACGACCGTGCGGATGCTGGCGAACGGAGCCACGCCGCGCCGCGTGATCCTGTCCGGCATGGGGCTGCGCGGTCTGACGCAGACGCTCGATAATGGCGGCTATTACACCAACGTCCTCACCAATCTCGGCACGTTCGAGCGGGGCACGTCAGAATGGATGGCCGAAGCCTTCCTCAAGACGACGAAGGGCGATCCCATCGCGCTGCTCCGCATCCTGCGCACCTTCGTCGACACCCCGGCAGACGTGATCGCGGCCTTCCCGCAACCCACCGCCGTGATCTGCGGCAGGGACGATGACAGCAACGGCAGCGCGCATGAACTGGCGGACCTGCTCAGCGACGGCCGCTATTTCGAAGTGCCGGGCAATCACATGAATGCCGTCACCCGCAAGGAACTGGGACAGGCAATCGCCGACTTCCTGACCGCTTGA
- a CDS encoding aspartate-semialdehyde dehydrogenase, which translates to MGYKVVVVGATGNVGREMLTILAEREFPIDEIAAVASPRSHGTDVDFGDTGKTLKCRNIEHFDFTGWDIALFAAGSGPTAEYAPKAAAAGCVVIDNSSLYRMDPDVPLVVPEVNPDAIDGYKRKNIIANPNCSTAQMVVALKPLHDAAKIRRVVVATYQSVSGAGKAGMDELFEQSRNIFVGDPAEPKKFTKQIAFNVIPHIDVFLDDGSTKEEWKMVAETKKILDPKIKVTATCVRVPVFVGHSEALNIEFENEISAKEAQDILREAPGVMLVDKREDGGYVTPVECVGDYATFISRVREDSTVDNGLSLWCVSDNLRKGAALNAVQIAELLGRRHLKKG; encoded by the coding sequence ATGGGTTATAAGGTCGTCGTCGTCGGAGCCACCGGAAATGTGGGCCGCGAGATGCTGACCATTCTCGCCGAGCGCGAGTTCCCGATTGACGAGATCGCGGCGGTCGCTTCGCCCCGGTCGCACGGCACCGACGTCGATTTCGGTGACACCGGCAAGACGCTCAAATGCCGCAATATCGAGCATTTCGACTTCACCGGCTGGGACATCGCCCTGTTCGCGGCGGGCAGCGGCCCGACCGCCGAATATGCGCCCAAGGCGGCGGCGGCCGGCTGCGTCGTGATCGACAACAGCTCGCTCTACCGCATGGACCCGGACGTGCCGCTGGTCGTGCCTGAAGTGAATCCGGACGCCATCGACGGCTATAAGCGCAAGAACATCATCGCCAACCCCAACTGCTCGACCGCGCAGATGGTGGTGGCCCTGAAGCCCCTGCATGACGCCGCGAAGATCAGGCGCGTCGTCGTCGCCACCTACCAGTCGGTCTCCGGCGCGGGCAAGGCGGGCATGGACGAGCTGTTCGAACAGAGCCGCAACATCTTCGTCGGCGACCCCGCCGAACCGAAGAAGTTCACCAAGCAGATCGCCTTCAACGTGATCCCGCACATCGACGTGTTCCTGGACGACGGATCGACCAAGGAAGAATGGAAGATGGTCGCGGAGACCAAGAAGATCCTTGATCCCAAGATCAAGGTGACGGCCACCTGCGTCCGCGTCCCCGTGTTCGTCGGCCATTCCGAAGCGCTCAACATCGAGTTCGAGAACGAGATTTCGGCCAAGGAAGCGCAGGACATCCTGCGTGAAGCGCCGGGCGTCATGCTCGTCGACAAGCGTGAGGACGGCGGCTACGTCACCCCGGTCGAATGCGTCGGCGACTATGCCACCTTCATCAGCCGCGTGCGCGAGGACTCCACCGTGGACAACGGCCTGTCGCTCTGGTGCGTCAGCGACAACCTGCGCAAGGGCGCGGCCCTGAACGCCGTCCAGATCGCCGAACTGCTCGGCCGCCGTCACCTCAAGAAGGGCTGA
- a CDS encoding S9 family peptidase, producing the protein MPPYWKAGAALVALGLIPAAAQAQQALTLERVFASPDLAGPQPRALKLSPDGSLVTLLKPRADEKERLDLWAIDTRTGKERMLVDSKKTGSGADLSEAEKMQRERDRTVAGSTGIATYDWSPDGKSILVPVDGDLYLASLDGRVSRLTDTPDGELNGVVSPKGGFVSFVRGGNLFVQPMGGKERQLTQGASDTVSWGVAEFVAQEEMDRRTGYWWSPDDTLIAVARVDESPVGTVTRTAIGGEGTKVYTQRYPAAGTPNAIVDLYVMRPDGSGQVKVDLGPDRDIYLARVDWSVDGRILYVQRESRDQKRLDLLAVDPATGKAKVVLTETAKSWINLSDNFHPLKDGSFLWWSEKSGHGHLYRIDGGKWTALTSGPWEVRQVVGVDEGRGLVYFTGNRETPLEQQLYVTSLRKPEAARALTQQGWWNDAVMDGAATRVIVTRQNSDQPKQVYLADSTGKQMQWLSQNALTGDHPYAPYLASHVKTIFGTVKARDGSTLYTKMMTPPLEPGKRYPVFMIHYGGPGAGRQVTNTWSGALNQYLVDRGWIVFAIDNRGTPDRGKAFEDQLYRAMGTVEVEDQLKGVEWLKDQPFVDPKRIATYGWSYGGYMSLKLLEKAPGTFAAAISGAPVTKWELYDTHYTERYLGRPQDRPSAYPSSDAIEDAVKIADPLLLIHGMSDDNVVFDNSTALMAKMQGAAVPFELMVYPGQTHRVGGPKIGVHLWRSIEDFLARRGVAPDR; encoded by the coding sequence ATGCCCCCTTATTGGAAAGCCGGTGCGGCGCTTGTCGCTCTGGGCCTGATCCCGGCTGCCGCGCAGGCGCAGCAGGCGCTGACGCTGGAGCGCGTTTTCGCCAGCCCCGATCTCGCCGGGCCTCAACCCCGCGCGCTCAAGCTCTCGCCGGACGGATCGCTGGTGACGCTGCTCAAACCCCGCGCGGACGAGAAGGAGCGGCTCGATCTCTGGGCCATCGACACGCGCACCGGCAAAGAACGGATGCTGGTCGATTCGAAGAAGACCGGCAGCGGCGCGGACCTTTCCGAAGCCGAAAAGATGCAGCGCGAACGCGACCGGACCGTGGCGGGCAGCACCGGCATCGCCACCTACGACTGGTCGCCCGATGGTAAAAGCATCCTCGTCCCCGTCGACGGCGATCTCTACCTCGCCAGCCTCGATGGCAGGGTCTCGCGCCTCACAGATACGCCCGACGGCGAACTCAACGGCGTCGTCAGCCCGAAGGGCGGCTTCGTCTCCTTCGTGCGCGGCGGTAACCTGTTCGTGCAGCCGATGGGCGGCAAGGAACGGCAACTGACGCAGGGCGCGAGCGACACGGTAAGCTGGGGCGTTGCCGAATTTGTCGCACAGGAGGAAATGGACCGCCGCACCGGCTATTGGTGGTCGCCCGACGATACCCTGATCGCCGTCGCCCGCGTGGACGAAAGCCCGGTCGGCACCGTAACCCGCACCGCCATCGGCGGGGAGGGGACGAAGGTCTACACGCAGCGTTACCCCGCCGCCGGAACGCCCAACGCCATCGTCGACCTCTATGTCATGCGGCCGGACGGATCGGGACAGGTGAAGGTCGATCTCGGCCCGGACCGGGACATTTACCTCGCGCGGGTCGACTGGTCGGTGGACGGGCGCATACTCTACGTGCAGCGGGAGAGCCGCGACCAGAAGCGGCTCGATCTGCTGGCCGTAGATCCTGCGACGGGCAAGGCCAAGGTGGTGCTCACCGAAACCGCGAAAAGCTGGATCAACCTGTCCGACAATTTCCATCCCCTCAAGGACGGGAGCTTCCTCTGGTGGTCGGAAAAGTCCGGCCATGGGCATCTCTATCGCATCGACGGCGGCAAATGGACGGCGCTGACGAGCGGCCCCTGGGAAGTGCGCCAGGTCGTCGGCGTGGATGAGGGCAGGGGTCTCGTCTACTTCACCGGCAACCGCGAAACGCCGCTGGAACAGCAGCTTTACGTCACTTCGCTCCGCAAGCCCGAAGCGGCGCGGGCGCTGACGCAGCAGGGCTGGTGGAACGATGCCGTGATGGACGGCGCGGCCACGCGCGTCATCGTGACGCGCCAGAACAGCGACCAGCCCAAGCAGGTCTACCTCGCCGACAGCACGGGTAAACAGATGCAGTGGCTCTCGCAGAATGCGCTGACGGGCGACCACCCCTATGCGCCCTATCTCGCCAGCCATGTGAAGACGATATTCGGCACGGTGAAGGCGCGCGACGGATCGACGCTCTACACGAAGATGATGACGCCCCCGCTGGAACCGGGGAAGCGGTACCCGGTCTTCATGATCCATTATGGCGGGCCGGGCGCGGGGCGTCAGGTGACGAACACATGGAGCGGGGCGCTGAATCAATATCTGGTGGACCGCGGCTGGATCGTCTTCGCCATCGACAATCGCGGCACGCCCGATCGCGGCAAGGCGTTCGAGGATCAGCTTTACCGCGCAATGGGCACGGTGGAGGTCGAGGATCAGTTGAAGGGCGTCGAATGGCTCAAGGACCAGCCCTTCGTCGATCCCAAGCGGATCGCCACCTATGGCTGGTCCTATGGCGGTTACATGTCGCTGAAACTGCTGGAAAAGGCGCCCGGCACCTTCGCCGCAGCCATCTCCGGCGCGCCGGTGACGAAGTGGGAGCTTTACGATACCCATTATACCGAGCGCTATCTGGGTCGGCCGCAGGACAGGCCCAGCGCCTATCCTTCCTCGGACGCCATCGAAGACGCGGTGAAGATCGCCGACCCGCTTCTCCTAATCCACGGCATGTCGGACGACAATGTCGTGTTCGACAATTCGACCGCGCTGATGGCAAAGATGCAGGGCGCGGCGGTGCCGTTCGAACTGATGGTCTATCCGGGGCAGACGCACCGCGTGGGCGGGCCGAAGATCGGCGTGCATCTCTGGCGCTCGATAGAGGATTTTCTGGCGCGCCGGGGTGTCGCGCCGGATCGGTGA
- the hslV gene encoding ATP-dependent protease subunit HslV, producing the protein MPVWHGTTIMSVRKNGKVVVAGDGQVSMGQTVMKPNARKVRRLHDGSVIGGFAGATADAFTLFERLEAKLERHNGQLMRAAVELAKDWRTDKYLRNLEAMMIVADRDVTLILTGNGDVLEPVAHPNGTVAAIGSGGNFALAAARALVDYEADAETLARKAMGVAADICVYTNDQLTIETLDSAA; encoded by the coding sequence ATGCCGGTCTGGCATGGCACCACCATCATGTCGGTCCGCAAGAACGGGAAGGTCGTCGTCGCAGGCGACGGCCAAGTGTCCATGGGCCAGACGGTGATGAAGCCCAACGCCCGCAAGGTCCGCCGCCTGCACGACGGATCGGTGATCGGCGGCTTTGCCGGCGCGACCGCAGACGCCTTTACCCTGTTCGAGCGGCTTGAAGCCAAGCTGGAGCGGCATAATGGCCAGTTGATGCGCGCTGCGGTCGAACTCGCGAAGGACTGGCGCACCGACAAATATCTGCGCAATCTAGAAGCGATGATGATCGTCGCGGACCGGGACGTGACGCTGATCCTGACGGGCAATGGCGATGTGCTGGAGCCGGTTGCCCATCCGAACGGAACCGTGGCCGCGATCGGGTCGGGTGGCAATTTCGCCCTCGCCGCGGCGCGCGCTCTGGTCGATTATGAAGCCGATGCCGAAACGCTGGCGCGCAAGGCGATGGGCGTGGCCGCCGACATCTGCGTCTATACCAACGATCAGTTGACCATCGAGACGCTGGACAGCGCGGCCTGA
- a CDS encoding DUF2238 domain-containing protein, whose amino-acid sequence MIAGAALAWKSLPPAQRRMILILSAAVALANVAQPYPDLAPLQHGPTVILLLASPWLLRRWPLSNGSAACLLLFLLLHTLGARWIYSYVPYDRWSRALTGTDLSSHFGMARNGYDRLVHFSFGALWTMPVAQAARRYGGAGRGWSLAIAFAAIGLGSALYEIFEWLLTVVAAGDTADYYNGQQGDMWDAQKDMACAQVGSIAAVLLLLRRRA is encoded by the coding sequence ATGATCGCCGGCGCTGCCCTAGCGTGGAAATCGCTTCCACCCGCGCAGCGCCGGATGATCCTGATACTGTCCGCGGCGGTCGCGCTCGCCAATGTGGCCCAGCCCTATCCCGATCTGGCGCCGCTCCAGCACGGCCCGACCGTCATTCTCCTTCTGGCCTCGCCATGGCTGTTGCGCCGATGGCCGCTGTCTAACGGCTCGGCGGCATGCCTTCTGCTCTTCCTGCTTCTTCACACGCTGGGCGCACGGTGGATCTACAGCTACGTGCCCTATGACCGGTGGTCGCGCGCGCTGACCGGGACCGACTTATCCAGCCATTTCGGCATGGCGCGAAACGGCTATGACAGGCTGGTGCATTTCAGCTTCGGCGCATTATGGACCATGCCCGTCGCGCAGGCGGCACGGCGCTATGGCGGGGCGGGCAGGGGATGGAGCCTTGCCATCGCCTTTGCCGCCATCGGCCTTGGCAGCGCGCTCTACGAGATATTCGAATGGCTCCTGACCGTCGTCGCCGCTGGCGATACGGCGGACTATTATAACGGCCAGCAGGGCGACATGTGGGACGCGCAGAAAGACATGGCCTGCGCGCAGGTGGGCAGCATCGCGGCCGTGCTCCTGCTCTTGCGTCGCCGCGCCTGA